Proteins encoded together in one Dermacentor silvarum isolate Dsil-2018 unplaced genomic scaffold, BIME_Dsil_1.4 Seq3653, whole genome shotgun sequence window:
- the LOC119434994 gene encoding uncharacterized protein LOC119434994, translated as MFDVTWQKRGHKSHNGIGTAISVETGLCLDFEVLSNYCQSCSTRKPFESEEEEEIWQAFHMPVCEKNVDCSAHTMETNAAERIWKRTESYSTPLRFTTFLSDGDSKAYTAVSAANVYGSVPITKEDCTNHVAKRLGTALRKLKMPRGEKLTDAVILKLRSYFQVAITANRGSVHGMYCAIWASFFHSCSTDTAQNHKFCPDGKDSWCKFKRAEALGQAAPAHTPILRSSQAKTMLPTYKRLMEKQLLTRCAKGKTQNGAESLNSKIWLLCPKTRFASRTVVEMATALAVLWFNQGHKCYEQVLQELGVLPSKELVALSKDCDKRRISSMSTKQTAEARFRRHRLAKEARLEHAAHKDSERTTYGAGEF; from the coding sequence ATGTTTGATGTCACTTGGCAGAAACGAGGCCACAAGAGCCATAATGGCATAGGCACAGCCATTTCTGTGGAAACGGGGCTTTGCCTAGACTTTGAAGTTTTGTCCAACTACTGCCAGAGTTGCAGTACACGCAAGCCATTTGAAagcgaagaggaggaagaaatATGGCAAGCTTTTCATATGCCAGTGTGCGAAAAAAATGTAGATTGCTCAGCACACACCATGGAGACTAATGCTGCTGAGAGAATATGGAAGAGGACCGAGTCCTACAGTACTCCGCTGAGGTTTACAACCTTTCTCAGCGATGGCGACAGCAAGGCTTATACAGCTGTGTCAGCGGCAAACGTGTATGGAAGTGTGCCCATCACAAAAGAAGACTGCACCAACCACGTAGCCAAGCGGCTTGGGACTGCCCTGCGGAAACTCAAAATGCCGCGAGGGGAGAAGCTTACAGATGCAGTAATTCTGAAGCTGCGGAGCTACTTTCAAGTAGCCATCACTGCCAACAGAGGAAGTGTACATGGAATGTATTGTGCAATCTGGGCATCATTTTTCCATTCATGCTCAACAGATACAGCGCAGAACCATAAGTTTTGTCCGGATGGAAAGGACTCCTGGTGCAAGTTCAAGCGGGCAGAAGCGTTGGGTCAGGCAGCCCCAGCACACACCCCTATTCTCAGAAGCAGCCAGGCCAAGACAATGCTGCCCACATACAAAAGGCTGATGGAGAAACAGCTACTCACTCGCTGTGCCAAGGGGAAAACTCAAAATGGAGCCGAATCATTGAACAGTAAGATTTGGCTGTTGTGCCCCAAGACGAGGTTTGCCTCGCGCACAGTCGTGGAGATGGCAACAGCACTCGCTGTCCTGTGGTTTAACCAAGGTCACAAATGCTACGAACAAGTTCTGCAGGAACTAGGAGTGCTTCCCTCAAAGGAACTCGTTGCGCTGAGCAAAGACTGTGACAAGAGAAGGATTTCGAGCATGTCGACGAAGCAGACAGCAGAGGCAAGGTTTCGCCGTCACCGTCTAGCCAAGGAGGCTCGTCTGGAGCACGCTGCTCACAAAGACTCTGAGCGAACAACATACGGTGCGGGTGAATTCTAA